In the genome of Parasteatoda tepidariorum isolate YZ-2023 chromosome 10, CAS_Ptep_4.0, whole genome shotgun sequence, the window TGTAAactattgaatttgaaaaattagtatcatgagaaaaaaaacttatctaatttGGCTTGCTGCCTTAGAACAAGATTAGAATCTTATGTTAGCGCTAATTGATTGCGTACCCTATGTCGGTGTAACCGACATCAATTAGTAGTTTTCCTTTCCTTTCGAAAATTTATCTCATAAGGGATAAggaaatcaaaataatgtaCCCCTCTCTTTCTTGATTCCCACGCCTTTCACCACCCGCAGAATTTTTCAGTAATCGTCTCTTATTACTCTAAGGTAAAATGCTGTTTGCTTCCATAAATTGTTACTGACTTATCTATCGCTTTGCACTCTTTTTTCCACCCATcaatactatattaaaaaatcggaTATATAAGAAATCAAGTCTTCGTCCTATTGAAAGTCATATATTGCGTCAACTACCTAAAATTTCTAGgacaacatatttatttatcttttaaggaCATTAATTGCAGCCATTGCAGGATTGCAGCCCATGAGTgatatgattcttggtttagtaaattgAACGAATCCGCAACTGTTGGCCTCTCTGCCATCATGGCCTTTCGAAACGAATCACCCTTCTCTAAATGCTGCTGCAAAAGGTTTCATTCAAATACTCAAAcgtataaaatcatatttctattAGTAAATTGAGTACTTAATAACGCGCAATATACTTAAATGCTGGCTTGTATGCGACGTTAATATTACTGGAAATTCATAATAGTCCCAGAAAAATTCTAAGGAAATAtccaattatttatataaattaaaacaattctcatatattgtgtataaataTAGACTAAAGTAAAAGAATTGCTGTTTGTCTGTCAGTCTGGATGCAATGCGTTTAGAGTTGAAATGATTGTAATACGCAGTCCAAgtgcaaatgattttaaataaaaaaaaattagttataagcCTTCTTTCTGTTATTGTATTTCAGATAATGTATTTTGATACTGCATGTGagaattcagttaaaattaggtctttttaaaatgtgacaAGTTCAGGGGGGAGAGGTCATGACCCCTATGATCCCCCGCTGGATCCGCCACTGGACAAGTTATAGAACGCGTTTTGTTTTAACCAATATAACTGTTATAGGCAAAATACAGACCAATTGCTCTATTAcagactattttttaataaattaatagttatgactaatttctttccatttgcgctttattatatattaaatttttatgcatacatTAACCCTCAGCGCATCACAGTCAGACCGACTGAATAACAGCCATTCTGCCTTTGTTATGCTTACGAGGAGATGTTTGAATGGGCTTAGCATTCTAGAAAGCTTTGTTattgtgatttgtatttaaatttacccgaaattttaccattcataggagtttactgtaatttattaattcaaactgGTCATgagtctaaaataattttaacaaaattagtaTCACAGcatgccgaccaggtggccgagtggttagcgtgtctgactgcggagccattggCCGCGGGTttgaatcctgctcagggcatgaaTGTTCTTTCCTCTTTGTGTGAAAGTgattcgccctataaacgggtttgtggttgtgtgacgtgggcgacgctgctccacagccgtggcttcgccacaggtgcccactaggtaacgagaagagagtagcagtttctgtggccaatgggacaaaccccaagtgcccgccattaaaaaaacaagtatcACAGCATAAATAAGGTGTAAGGCCTGCCATGTTTTGAGTGTGTTCCCTTATTTGTCCTCATTTATGTAAAATAGTGCCGTTTGTTTTATTTCGGGGTAGCATCATAACAAGATTGCGGAGTCttccaaaatcattttttgtttgttttgttgaaagttaaattgaaagaacgcGTTATATATTGACAACACTAGAAGTATATTGGATGGCGTGTTTTTTCAAGCTTAGGAATAAAAATCAGTCGGAAGTAGTTACTCGGAAGTCTTACGGTGAATTTTGACCCTCAGCGTCATCTGTGTTTAACTTAACACGGCCAACCATCCGTATAGAAATCGCAATTCTGTTAAAAAGTCGTAACAATCtttcaaaactgaaactaataaccagtgttttattgtttttaaattaggaatCACTAATGCTATTGCATCAAATCGATCATTTTCTATCCAAAACATGCATCACTTTGTGTTTAATAGAAAACGAATTAAGGATTCAGTTCAAGACCATCATCTTTGGAACGTTGAGAGGGAGGGGATGATATTCGACGTCATGATTACGTCATCACTGACCCTAGAATTTATTTGCATCCATCTAAGCTATAAGCTAAACTTATGCAAGTTATAAACTGACTGAGTTTTTCAATATATCCTTCGCATATCTGTATTTTTGTTTACAGTTTCAATttgtataaaacttaaatatttatttattactttcgactgtataaatttgaaatttatatctcGTAATCACTAATATTAGTATACTTAGATACACTATATATTGAGTCATCAAGTTGAAACGAacgtatatttttcatttaaagtaccTCTACAATTTATTCATAGACATCTCGAATTGTATATCTTTAATGGAAGTGATatgatttattctattttcataatattatttcaatatgtataatggattttttaaataaatttttcccctAGAATacgtattttctaaataatcattttcttaTTCAGTACACATCATTATGACTACTATAAATTCCAGAATTACAATTAAGACTGACTCAACCGAACTGTTAGATGATGCAAAATCTATATCGGCAGCACCCTGTGATCTTGGTTTATCCCagaacatttctttaatttgccaAGATATTTTCTCCAGAACTAGCGTTTCGGATGTTTCTTTGTCTCCTAAATCcgaattgattattaaaaacgaAGTTGGCCTTGATTCTGAGGATGTAGATGACCTAAATGAATTGAGAGATGAAACTTCTAGTGAAACCTCAGTCTCCAAGTCATATAAATGTGACACATGCAATAaaagtttcagtaaaaaaagTACTCTCACAAGGCATTGTAAAATACACATAGAAAACGAGCATCATGTTTGTggaatttgcaacaaaaaatttagggagctaaataatttgaaacgcCACTCCACGATTCACACCGAAGAAAAACCCTTCTGTTGCCAAGTTTGCAAGAAAACTTTCCGCTTAAAACATTACCTGAAACTCCACGCTAAAATGCACCCAGGAAAGgaagtgtttgaaaaaattgataaagaCGAATCAAAACGACGGTTCTCGTGTGAAGTTTGTCATAAATCTTTCGCTGAAAAATATCACTACGATAGGCATTCTCGTGTACATGCAGAAGAAAGACCGTTTATTTGCACTATATGCAATGCAGCATTCAAACACCAATCAAACCTTCAAAGGCATGAAGGCATTCACAATGCAATTAGACCTTTCAAATGCGATTTGTGCCCTAAAAGCTTCAGACTTCGATTTTCTTTGCGCAATCATAAGTTATTGCATACTGGCAACTTGCTTTATTTCTGTGAAATGTGCAATAAAGGATTTAAACAGAGTAGCGCATTGAGAAATCACTATCGTGTTCACACGGGTGAGAAGCCCTATATATGCCCTATATGTGATAAATGTTTCGGACAAAAAAGTGGCCTCAAAGAGCATTCTTATACCCATACAAATGACAAACCTTACGCTTGTGAGGTGTGCTCGAAAAAGTTTCATTCTAAAGCTCTCTTGCAACGTCATTTCCTGACACATTCTGGGGAAAGATCTTTCAAATGTACTGTGTGTGAAAAAGGCTTTGCTAGAAGTTCCGATTTGCAGGAACATATGCTTGTCCATTCAGAAGAAATgtcattttactgtaaatattgcaataaaggCTTCAAgcgaaaaagtaatttaaccaCTCATGTCAGAATTCATACAGGTGAGAGACCGTTTGAGTGTGAAATGTGCAACAGACGTTTCACGCAGTCTACTCAGcttaaagaacattattttactCATACGGGTGAAAAACGCTATTCTTGTGATCTGTGCGGCATatatttttctcgaaattcTGGCTTGAAGCGACACATAAAACGAAAACATGTAAATGTTTCTGCTTTAGATGATCGAGGAGAATCTATTGAAGCAAATCTGTGATCAAAAAGTGGATGAGTTGTGTGATAAAAAGCCAGTGGAAGGTGTTTCTAATCactttaaaattccaattacAGTGCAGAACCTCTTATCCGGAAACCAGATAACCGTAATGAAATTTGGAAccggaaattaattttcttccattaaaaaaatttttttttcttgcaagaTTTTGAGcccattttgttatttagagtGTACGGCGTATCGAGTTGACGAAAGAACTGATTTAGAGGACGGATTAAAAGCCGTTTGTAGACGAATCTCACATAAGCAAAAATagcttatatatgttattaatgttattaataacatatataagcctgtatataatttttatttcataatttctttccttatttaaacttaagtgtattattatttatcattttttattatttctaaaactatttcaaaataattttttagtttcgttttataaacattaaaaaaacggcattttgtagcgattcagaaaaccggaaaaatagTTATCCGGAATCGCGGTGGTCCCgttcgttccggataatcggttctctactgtataagaaaataatctagcttttaatttttccatgacattttttattacagtcCAGTGAACAGAGGTCTGTCTAAggcaaatttactaccgtttagctgTACTTTCACAAATTCAGCTTTAgaaaaaacggtagtttcacagaatacttattcttaaaattttatttttttatatcctaaaaacagggttgccactccacagggagaacagggaaaacctggaaaatacagggaatataaaaatcacctaaactaacagggaaaatgcagtgaattttgtttttttattttggtcttttaaaaaatggtgaccattCAAAGCGAAATCTATGggaaatttaaccatatttcagctatactaaattatttcatttaccataaatatatttaatgcattatttatgtTCAGCTATTTTTCTAGcaattgaaactaataaatatagttatccCAATATAGCTCCCACAAGTGCGCAGTAATTGTTGTtccctcttaatatattgtgtataacatgtacagggaaaacacagggaatttttttttcttccagatttgagtggcaaccctgaaaaacgataaatccatttttaaccatacttttttgttgattttttaacttacacaaaatatgtctaaattttctcaaaatagttgcctctcagaaaaacctagacatgTGAACCATCAAAGGACCAAAATTTGGGTTCTGTtccgcaaacaattttaattaatctttccaTACTCCCTCcccccttttattacacattatttaaataaatgacctataaaatgaaatacaaaaatgactgaaaaataatacctagtaacaaaaatgtgttaacttttattttttattactctttgaatcatacatttaaatcaattaaatattttaaactcttaCCATAACACAATAATTTTAGATTCATAGAACACATTCCTCTGGCTCCTTTTTACAGAACTTATATAATTGGTttctttttgtgttattttagatattttgaaaatattttcttcgaaaTTGTACTAACACATAACAATTTATAGATGGTTGAAATGTTATACATCAAGCAAATGTAATAGTAGCCCAGTTGCAGGTATCTTTCTATTTATCGgcaatactttgaaaataattctaaaatttatctgCAGAGCATgttgtaaaacatttatatcCAGATGttgcacttaaaaaattttcacatttttaaagccAAGAATGCCTGATACTACAATTAtggatgataataataatatagtaaaaaaaggtttgagagttattaattaaaaaaaatctgtaatagcaaaattaaaatgaaaaatattttgattttagctttttaaaataaaacagtcttgaagaaatttaattaaatatcatcaattaaataacaaacaaaattgaatttatgagaGGCCAAAATAAATCTATTCACACTATTACTGCTATTGGGCATAGGGACATATTTGAATTGaaagtcttaaatttaaataagttgaaacaaagtaaatatgCTATTGAGTTAGAtttattgtttgtaaatttattcttaaaatgtgctaTTATCAACATAATCtatacctgatttaaaagtttattaatctGATCAAATTTAGagctatgaaattttattctattttcgtAAGGTATATTCTGTTAGatagtaataaatttgttaagttGTTTTGTAATAACACTGCATGTCtacttatgtatttttaatcctGTTGCTAACCGccatttattgttttaacttttgGATTGCTCTGcgtagtctttttttttttttaaaaaaatcacttttgcaatattgtaatattatatatatatacgtatttttttgcattaatctTAGTGTTTTGAACTGATAGCTTTAGGAATAATCATGTCTGTTTGtcacattatatttaaaaatgtctggataaatataatttttggaaaaaagacataaaatttttgggCCTTTTTCAGTTTTGCAGACAATAGCTGCCAATGCAAAAACAGTAAATTCagctgttttgattttttaaccttttttctatttgaataaataaaatagctgaatttACTTATGCCAGTAAAATGGATAAGTATCCTTTTCTGTTGTGTTTGAGTTTGATAGTTGCTATATTGTtacaaagttataatttttttgaagaaaaaaaatgcatttattaaccTGTTATGAAACaatgcattaattttcaaaatgtggaATACTTAgatttttactacaaaatatttaagtgccTTTCCGTATTTCATTGTGTATCCATTAAAGTctaataaagtatatttatttccagatttttaacactgtttgtataattttatttgaataatcaataaaaattcactttatttaaatacaaaatatatcacTCTAAATACGGCTTCTAACCAatcctttgaaaaaatatttttattctatgcacactttgaaatttaatcttttaaaaaatagaccaATAGACATTTAGGATTTGTCTTTATCTTAAGGAAAAAAGATATAGCGacccccccccctaaaaaataattttctaataattggaCTTTCACAAACTAAATGCcaaacttaatggttcaaagtGTCTGTAATATGCAATTTCATTTATGctgaacattaaattataaaatcaaatgtaaaGTATAACTCtagataaacattttttccccAATGTATTTAGTTTCACGACTAAACAAAGGGACAAAATAAGGGAAATggtgcaatctggaaaatatggtcccaatagtttagtcaggaaataagttgaagtttaagcatagataagtttttttttttgtgtgtgtgtgtgaattTCATTTGCGAGTTATTaactgattttgtttaattttcatgcataaaatAACTAGCATTCAACAAACATTTTAGGAATTACAAttctaaggaattttttcttgtaaactcgtgcaattttaaaatttaacaaagttaagtaccaaaatgttaaaaatttttgactttttttaaaaaaaataattaaatcaaaaatttttaagtagggttcatttcattaatttttcatgtcaGCTAATATTAATACAGAAAAAGCTGAATGCAACAAGTATGGTATGGTATATTATAGGAAGCTTCCTGtcacattcaattttaaaatcactgtCAATTGCTAATAtcaaaaaaagagcaaaatggAATACAGTTTTATGTACATTTTATGAGtatcaatataaaaaagtgaaaaacacCATTTTAGTTTGCTTCTCTCTGAAAAATTTGTCCCCATATGTTCATAAAGCAAACATATGTAGACGTCTGTTGATTATCTTCCTTCGTACTAAAGAAAATTCTGGcgctaatttcaaaataatgaggCTTATGTTGGCTATATATCTACTGTTCCCCCTTACTTTCCTTCTTCATAGTTTACGATTGAAATCAATATTCAGTGTTATGATTGATGTCTAAAGCTATTGCACTTATACAGTagaattattgcatttaaatcaCTGATATTCAGATAAGTCAGAGATATTTTAGTGTCTCTCATGACATATGGCTGCTTGCGCAAAACTGTAAAGCCACCTTTTAAGGGTGGCATATGTGATAATACTCAACATAATATGTGGCTATGTAATAATACTCTGCAAAGTTGTGTCATGATTAAGTAAGAAAGAAACAGAagctgaaaacaaaaatgaaaagctaaataaatattttaattcaatatacatatttacaagTATTTCTGGCACTTACTTCatacatgtttttcttttataaatacaacaaagttttacaaaattcattgtTGCGTCAAGAAAATAAAGGCAATGTTAAAAGTGTAGAGCATTGTTttccattcaaaataattgattcACCAGTAGTAgaccatttaatatttttgatcagCAATTCatctggaaaaataaaaattgctatgtTAAAGACAAATACACACACTACCCAGCCAAAACACCACCACTATCTTTAAACAACCGTTGCAGGAATACTGTGTAATTTTGACTCTGGTCAGACAATGCCTAAACTGGAAGCCCTCTTTCCAAACTTTATTCACTTCAACAACTAagtcatagctgccaacatgtaTAGGAAAAattccagtagattttacgaaataatataaatgtaacgATATAATCattgcataatgtactaaatattttacacatagggaattttacggaattttatagtcatcaaaatacaaaaactgcaatattttccaattatgattgacattaaacatacttgaaatgttatgtattatgtttaatcataattttaaatattagtatgcatttaattcatcaaagatagttaaaagatattttaattaacttaataagagagttctgaataaaaaataaactgaacattttagaataaaaacagttatgaactgatttctataaatgaggtttgcttcattatatattagtaatacttatttaaatatttaagcaagcaaaaatttgtacaaaaattctatttcaatagggattttttcaggaaacttactcaattttagggaattttctaaaatgtacaaaa includes:
- the LOC107448855 gene encoding zinc finger protein 714-like, coding for MTTINSRITIKTDSTELLDDAKSISAAPCDLGLSQNISLICQDIFSRTSVSDVSLSPKSELIIKNEVGLDSEDVDDLNELRDETSSETSVSKSYKCDTCNKSFSKKSTLTRHCKIHIENEHHVCGICNKKFRELNNLKRHSTIHTEEKPFCCQVCKKTFRLKHYLKLHAKMHPGKEVFEKIDKDESKRRFSCEVCHKSFAEKYHYDRHSRVHAEERPFICTICNAAFKHQSNLQRHEGIHNAIRPFKCDLCPKSFRLRFSLRNHKLLHTGNLLYFCEMCNKGFKQSSALRNHYRVHTGEKPYICPICDKCFGQKSGLKEHSYTHTNDKPYACEVCSKKFHSKALLQRHFLTHSGERSFKCTVCEKGFARSSDLQEHMLVHSEEMSFYCKYCNKGFKRKSNLTTHVRIHTGERPFECEMCNRRFTQSTQLKEHYFTHTGEKRYSCDLCGIYFSRNSGLKRHIKRKHVNVSALDDRGESIEANL